A stretch of the Acidobacteriota bacterium genome encodes the following:
- the rpsU gene encoding 30S ribosomal protein S21, with protein sequence MPVVKVREDETLENALRRFKRKCEKSGILSELKKRQHYEKPSARRKRKALAARKKMLKRLAQEKKLEGL encoded by the coding sequence ATGCCTGTGGTCAAGGTGCGCGAGGACGAGACGCTCGAGAACGCTCTGCGCCGCTTCAAGCGCAAGTGCGAGAAGTCCGGAATTCTCAGCGAGCTGAAGAAGAGACAGCACTACGAGAAACCGAGCGCCCGTCGCAAGCGTAAGGCTCTTGCCGCCCGGAAGAAGATGTTGAAGCGGCTGGCCCAGGAAAAAAAGCTGGAGGGGCTGTAA
- the larB gene encoding nickel pincer cofactor biosynthesis protein LarB has protein sequence MDQNHLSKLLQDVARGKVRPSEALESLRELPFIDMGFARYDTHRALRKGFPEVILAEGKSEAQVVGIVEKVAPHRTPLLITRARPSLYLAVVEVAPAAEYHEEARAITLAGTERRPLREGLVVVAAGTSDIPVAEEAAVTAEIMGNRAERIYDVGVAGIHRLLAESGRLQKARVIVVVAGMEGALPGVVTGLVRAPVIGVPVSTGYGTAFGGVAALLSMLNACASGLTVVNIDNGFGAGYAASLILAGHDDSKSPASRPRRRRA, from the coding sequence GTGGACCAGAACCATCTCTCGAAGCTTCTTCAGGACGTCGCCCGGGGGAAGGTGCGCCCGTCCGAGGCGCTCGAATCGCTGCGCGAGCTTCCCTTCATCGACATGGGGTTCGCCAGATACGACACGCACCGCGCGCTGCGGAAGGGCTTCCCGGAGGTCATCCTGGCCGAGGGGAAGTCCGAGGCGCAGGTGGTCGGCATCGTCGAAAAGGTCGCCCCGCACAGGACGCCGCTCCTCATCACCCGAGCCCGCCCCTCCCTCTACCTCGCGGTCGTCGAGGTGGCCCCGGCCGCGGAGTACCACGAAGAGGCACGAGCCATCACGCTCGCGGGGACCGAAAGGCGGCCGCTGCGCGAGGGTCTCGTCGTCGTCGCGGCGGGAACGTCGGACATTCCGGTGGCCGAGGAGGCCGCCGTGACGGCGGAGATCATGGGGAACCGCGCCGAGCGGATCTACGACGTCGGCGTCGCGGGAATCCACCGGCTCCTCGCCGAGTCGGGGAGGCTGCAGAAGGCCCGCGTGATCGTCGTCGTGGCCGGGATGGAGGGAGCGCTCCCGGGTGTCGTGACGGGACTCGTCCGGGCGCCCGTCATCGGAGTGCCCGTCAGCACCGGGTACGGGACCGCGTTCGGCGGCGTCGCGGCGCTCCTCTCGATGCTCAACGCGTGCGCGTCGGGGCTCACGGTGGTCAACATCGACAACGGATTCGGCGCGGGGTACGCGGCGAGCCTCATCCTCGCGGGCCACGACGATTCGAAGAGCCCGGCCTCGAGGCCGCGCCGGCGGCGCGCTTGA
- a CDS encoding UbiX family flavin prenyltransferase, with protein MRSRSLELALGITGASGTLCARRLLAELALHPDVAALHVVASRAARRVARVELGLDSESLEEFRRAIAPPAARTIRWLEEEDLAAPIASGSYPCAAMAIVPCSTGTLAAIATGNSRNLIHRAAEVMLKERRPLILGVRESPLNLIHIENMRQATLAGAIVTPVTPLFYNRPVGIDEIAEQYAARVMDLLKLPHRIGKRWKAEVAAPETA; from the coding sequence ATGAGATCCCGATCCCTCGAGCTGGCCCTCGGCATCACCGGCGCGAGCGGCACGCTGTGCGCGCGCCGCCTCCTCGCGGAGCTGGCCCTGCACCCCGACGTCGCGGCCCTTCACGTCGTCGCCTCGCGGGCGGCCCGAAGGGTCGCGCGCGTGGAGCTGGGCCTCGACTCCGAATCGCTCGAGGAGTTCCGCCGGGCGATCGCTCCACCCGCGGCCCGCACGATCCGATGGCTCGAGGAGGAGGATCTCGCGGCTCCCATCGCGAGCGGCTCGTACCCGTGCGCCGCGATGGCGATCGTCCCGTGCAGCACCGGCACGCTGGCCGCCATCGCCACCGGGAACAGCCGCAACCTGATCCACCGCGCCGCCGAAGTCATGCTCAAGGAGCGGCGGCCCCTCATCCTCGGCGTCCGCGAATCCCCCCTGAACCTCATCCATATCGAGAACATGCGGCAGGCCACCCTCGCGGGGGCCATCGTCACGCCGGTCACTCCGCTGTTCTACAACCGCCCCGTGGGGATCGACGAGATCGCGGAGCAATATGCCGCGCGCGTCATGGATCTCCTGAAGCTCCCCCACCGGATCGGGAAGCGCTGGAAGGCGGAAGTGGCCGCGCCGGAAACGGCTTGA
- a CDS encoding UbiA family prenyltransferase, translating into MRRLGLYAELVAFQHTIFALPFAFMGMILGARGWPGGRPLALVTLAMVGARTAAMCFNRIADARFDRLNPRTAGRPLPSGRLSRGRALALLGAAIAIFVGAAAGLNRLCLLLSPVALAVILSYSLTKRFSALSHLHLGASLGIAPIASWIAVTGRPAWTPVILGLAVAAWTAGFDVMYACQDVEIDRRLGLHSLPARFGIPVALRMSSALHLLMVALLVTLGLSATLGWVYFAAVILVAGILYYEHHIIRADDLSKINVAFFTANGWTSVGLLTATVVELAAR; encoded by the coding sequence CTGCGGCGGCTCGGGCTCTACGCCGAGCTCGTCGCGTTCCAGCACACGATCTTCGCCCTCCCCTTCGCGTTCATGGGGATGATCCTCGGCGCGCGCGGCTGGCCGGGCGGGAGGCCGCTCGCGCTCGTGACGCTTGCGATGGTGGGCGCCCGCACCGCCGCCATGTGCTTCAACCGGATCGCCGACGCCCGGTTCGATCGTCTCAACCCGCGGACCGCGGGGCGGCCGCTCCCGTCGGGTCGACTTTCGCGGGGGCGGGCTCTCGCGCTCCTGGGGGCCGCCATCGCGATCTTCGTCGGCGCGGCGGCTGGGCTGAACCGGCTCTGCCTTCTCCTGAGCCCCGTCGCGCTCGCCGTGATCCTCTCCTACTCGCTCACGAAGAGGTTTTCCGCGCTGTCCCACCTCCATCTCGGCGCGTCCCTCGGCATCGCCCCGATCGCGTCGTGGATCGCGGTCACCGGCCGCCCCGCCTGGACCCCGGTCATCCTCGGCCTGGCAGTGGCCGCGTGGACCGCGGGGTTCGACGTCATGTACGCCTGCCAGGACGTCGAGATCGACCGGCGCCTCGGTCTTCACTCGCTCCCGGCCCGGTTTGGAATCCCCGTCGCGCTTCGGATGTCGTCCGCCCTGCACCTCTTGATGGTCGCGCTTCTGGTGACGCTCGGCCTCTCGGCGACGCTCGGGTGGGTCTACTTCGCCGCGGTCATCCTGGTCGCGGGAATCCTGTACTACGAGCACCACATCATCCGCGCCGACGATCTCTCGAAGATCAACGTCGCCTTCTTCACGGCCAACGGTTGGACCTCGGTCGGACTTCTGACCGCCACAGTCGTTGAGCTCGCCGCCCGGTGA
- a CDS encoding diguanylate cyclase → MSAPSVTAATILIVDDEETNLYALRLILESKGYRCLEASSGAEAIQIATAATPEVVLLDIHMPDMDGYAVCRRLKADARTENIPIVFLTARYRDHDEIARGLDAGAHDYVTKPFSAPELLARIGVMVRIQRAEAEARRASLTDSLTGLYNRRFLHQRLEEEMARSRRHASPLACVMIDLDHFKAINDNHGHATGDAVLRDTATILRRHIRKSDIAVRYGGEEFMIVLFSNNLDGARLVAERIRADVEAHDFSQNATPLRVTISVGISTYPDETIASADELMRRADTALYQAKEAGRNMVCVA, encoded by the coding sequence ATGTCCGCGCCTTCCGTGACCGCCGCGACCATCCTCATCGTCGACGATGAGGAGACGAACCTCTACGCACTCCGCCTGATCCTCGAGTCGAAAGGGTACCGGTGCCTGGAGGCTTCGAGCGGCGCCGAAGCGATCCAGATCGCGACGGCGGCGACTCCCGAGGTCGTGCTCCTCGACATCCACATGCCGGACATGGACGGCTACGCGGTCTGCCGCCGGCTGAAGGCGGATGCCCGGACCGAGAACATCCCCATCGTCTTTCTCACGGCCCGGTACCGCGACCACGACGAGATCGCGCGGGGCCTCGACGCGGGGGCGCACGATTACGTCACGAAGCCGTTCAGCGCTCCCGAGCTCCTCGCGCGCATCGGCGTGATGGTGCGAATCCAGCGCGCCGAGGCGGAGGCGCGCCGCGCCTCGCTCACCGACTCGCTGACCGGACTCTACAACCGGCGGTTCCTCCACCAGCGCCTCGAGGAGGAGATGGCCCGGTCACGCCGACACGCCTCCCCGCTCGCGTGCGTCATGATCGATCTCGATCACTTCAAGGCGATCAACGACAACCACGGGCACGCGACCGGAGACGCCGTTCTGCGCGACACGGCCACGATTCTGAGGCGCCACATCCGCAAGAGCGACATCGCGGTCCGGTACGGCGGCGAGGAGTTCATGATCGTCCTCTTCTCGAACAACCTCGACGGCGCCCGGCTCGTCGCGGAGCGGATTCGAGCCGACGTGGAAGCCCACGACTTCTCGCAGAACGCCACGCCGCTGCGCGTGACGATAAGCGTCGGGATCTCGACCTACCCCGACGAGACCATCGCCTCCGCCGACGAGCTGATGCGCCGCGCGGACACCGCGCTGTACCAGGCGAAGGAAGCCGGGCGCAACATGGTTTGCGTCGCCTGA
- a CDS encoding response regulator, which translates to MPLRLKSLSTELTVVFASIAVALVGLVSYFAFDMVSRAQEETVQRDLLNTVDQAVTAIDGELQERVREVETITLSPAIRDAAIFLSEAHATIPVRERVEPAMRKRFAGATCLDERPEIAQHLRSVVSAHTYISQFLLTDRFGLAIGCTSTQEQLLHSGQTWWQEAMRRGRSLGNLERDPATGGYVYSVALPIPDGTREPAGVLRAIINLRGVQESMGSARIGDKGFLFVLSRDGRVIAHPDAAYLWKKVDEIPELAYLRTVVAAPGPRGMLMYERRPRVAGDPSGAPQSPVPNGVRPASLASASADTWLLGYSRIFTPASLGPLGWTVFGTVSRQEVVSPILAIRRHVVVVGGVFILLAVPFVWFVSRRLARPLNDLAYRANLIAAGDLRVGLAVPSRNEIGQLATALSSMVDSLRESNDSLTRTNLNLERLVADRTREVQDQNRKIEEQNRQVLEASRLKSQFLANMSHELRTPLNAVLALSEILGQRISGDLNDEQVKQVTIINRSGRNLLKLINDILDLSKIEAGRMEIHLGVMDLRNAMTAIRDTIEPLANEKGLALEVMVDPMLPPLVRSDDAKIRQILVNLLGNAVKFTEKGKVGVALSHRRRHLPGADEISARIDPHDPFWLELKVTDTGIGIPPEAQEKIFDEFQQADGSTTRKYGGSGLGLAISKKLAELLGGEISVESAVGRGSTFRVLVPAEGVRDHDAPAEEHESLLNLATTYVPAMPPASSSADPVNRPRLAEGKKRKFVSPFVEHPVPISPRFLDIYDDTDKLLPHIPTILVVDDDPESLYVYRQFLSRHGYQVIFAINGEQVMDKARQFRPVAIVLDLMLPQKSGWEVLEELKITEDLKDIPVIISSVLDHRERGVCAGAFRYLTKPMTEKQFLGVLKELEKIRKKDVRKVLVIDDDPVELGIARTLFEKAGLDVITMEDGPAAVVWAAAELPDIIVLDLLMPGVDGYEILSRLKSDPRTAHIPVMVYTAMDLSDADRARLIPAARRIFPKVPLQIEEMLDELQRALQSVPARADLPLPAAVSPAVISSRPSSSSPEFVAAPTRVRDGVAGSARRARILLVEDDAANQYSIGFILRAEGHEVLVAENGNDGVMLADRERPDLILMDMMMPVMSGFDATRLLKRSGHLKDIPVIALTAAAMAGDRERTLAAGCDDYISKPVNRAQLLERVVHWLAVLAERETVGVGR; encoded by the coding sequence ATGCCGCTTCGACTCAAGAGCCTCTCCACCGAGCTGACGGTGGTCTTCGCCAGCATCGCGGTCGCGCTGGTCGGCCTCGTCTCCTATTTCGCGTTCGACATGGTCAGCCGCGCCCAGGAGGAAACGGTCCAGAGGGATCTCCTCAACACCGTCGACCAGGCCGTCACGGCGATCGACGGGGAGCTGCAGGAGCGCGTGCGTGAAGTCGAGACGATCACGCTCTCGCCGGCCATTCGCGACGCCGCCATCTTCCTGAGCGAGGCGCACGCGACCATCCCCGTCAGGGAGCGGGTCGAGCCCGCCATGAGAAAGCGCTTCGCTGGCGCCACCTGTCTCGACGAGCGGCCCGAGATCGCCCAGCACCTGCGCTCGGTCGTATCGGCCCACACGTACATCTCCCAGTTCCTCCTCACCGACAGGTTCGGGCTCGCCATCGGCTGCACGTCGACGCAGGAGCAGCTCCTCCACTCGGGCCAGACGTGGTGGCAGGAGGCGATGCGCCGCGGGCGCTCGTTGGGCAATCTCGAGCGCGACCCGGCGACCGGTGGCTACGTGTACTCCGTGGCCCTGCCGATCCCCGACGGCACGCGCGAGCCCGCCGGGGTCCTCCGGGCCATCATCAATCTCCGCGGCGTCCAGGAATCGATGGGATCCGCGCGCATCGGCGACAAGGGTTTCCTGTTCGTGCTGTCGCGCGACGGCCGCGTGATCGCCCACCCGGACGCCGCCTACCTGTGGAAGAAGGTGGACGAGATCCCCGAGCTCGCGTACCTCCGCACCGTGGTCGCCGCGCCCGGGCCCCGCGGGATGCTGATGTACGAGCGCCGTCCCCGCGTCGCGGGCGATCCGTCGGGGGCGCCGCAGTCCCCGGTTCCGAACGGCGTGCGGCCCGCCTCGCTCGCCAGCGCGTCGGCGGACACATGGCTCCTCGGCTATTCGCGGATCTTCACCCCCGCGAGCCTCGGGCCGCTGGGCTGGACCGTCTTCGGCACGGTGTCGCGCCAGGAAGTCGTCTCGCCGATTCTCGCGATCCGGCGCCACGTCGTCGTGGTCGGCGGCGTCTTCATCCTGCTCGCCGTGCCGTTCGTATGGTTCGTCTCGCGCCGCCTCGCGCGACCGCTCAACGATCTGGCGTACCGGGCGAACCTCATCGCCGCCGGAGATCTCCGGGTCGGGCTCGCGGTCCCCTCCCGCAACGAGATCGGCCAGCTCGCGACCGCGCTGTCCAGCATGGTGGACTCTCTTCGCGAGTCGAACGACTCGTTGACCCGGACGAACCTGAACCTGGAGCGCCTCGTCGCGGACCGGACCCGCGAGGTCCAGGATCAGAACCGCAAGATCGAGGAGCAGAACAGGCAGGTGCTCGAGGCGTCGAGGCTCAAGAGCCAGTTCCTCGCGAACATGTCGCACGAGCTTCGGACCCCGCTCAACGCGGTTCTCGCGCTCTCGGAGATTCTCGGGCAGCGCATCAGCGGGGACCTGAACGACGAGCAGGTGAAGCAGGTCACGATCATCAACCGCTCGGGGCGGAACCTCCTCAAGCTCATCAACGACATCCTCGACCTCTCGAAGATCGAGGCCGGCCGGATGGAGATTCACCTGGGCGTCATGGACCTCAGGAACGCGATGACCGCGATCCGCGACACGATCGAGCCCCTCGCGAACGAGAAGGGCCTGGCGCTCGAGGTGATGGTCGACCCGATGCTGCCGCCGCTCGTCCGCTCCGACGACGCCAAGATCCGGCAGATCCTCGTCAACCTGCTCGGCAACGCCGTCAAGTTCACGGAGAAGGGGAAGGTCGGCGTCGCCCTCTCCCACCGCCGCCGGCACCTCCCCGGCGCCGACGAGATCTCCGCGCGCATCGATCCGCACGATCCTTTCTGGCTCGAGCTGAAGGTCACCGACACCGGCATCGGCATCCCTCCCGAGGCCCAGGAGAAGATCTTCGACGAGTTCCAGCAGGCGGACGGATCGACGACGCGCAAGTACGGCGGCAGCGGGCTCGGGCTCGCCATCTCGAAGAAGCTCGCCGAGCTCCTCGGCGGCGAGATCTCCGTCGAGAGCGCCGTCGGCCGGGGCTCGACCTTCCGCGTCCTCGTCCCCGCCGAAGGGGTGCGCGACCACGACGCGCCCGCCGAGGAGCACGAGTCCCTCCTGAACCTCGCCACGACGTACGTCCCCGCGATGCCGCCCGCCTCCTCGTCCGCCGATCCCGTGAACAGGCCGCGGCTCGCCGAGGGGAAGAAGCGGAAGTTCGTCTCGCCGTTCGTCGAGCACCCCGTGCCGATCTCGCCGCGATTCCTCGACATCTACGACGACACCGACAAGCTGCTCCCGCACATCCCGACGATTCTGGTCGTCGACGACGATCCGGAGTCGCTCTACGTGTACAGGCAGTTCCTCTCCCGTCACGGCTACCAGGTCATCTTCGCCATCAACGGCGAGCAGGTCATGGACAAGGCGCGCCAGTTCAGGCCCGTTGCAATCGTCCTCGACCTGATGCTCCCGCAGAAGAGCGGCTGGGAGGTGCTCGAGGAGCTGAAGATCACCGAAGACCTCAAGGACATCCCCGTCATCATCTCGAGCGTCCTCGACCACCGCGAGCGCGGCGTCTGCGCCGGCGCCTTCCGCTACCTCACCAAGCCGATGACCGAGAAGCAGTTCCTGGGCGTGCTCAAGGAGCTGGAGAAGATCCGCAAGAAGGACGTCCGCAAGGTGCTCGTCATCGACGACGATCCCGTCGAGCTCGGGATAGCGCGCACGCTCTTCGAGAAGGCCGGGCTCGACGTCATCACCATGGAGGATGGTCCGGCCGCCGTCGTCTGGGCCGCCGCCGAGCTCCCCGACATCATCGTCCTCGACCTCCTCATGCCCGGCGTCGATGGCTACGAGATCCTGTCGCGCCTGAAGTCCGATCCTCGAACGGCTCACATCCCGGTCATGGTCTACACGGCCATGGATCTCTCCGACGCGGATCGCGCCCGTCTCATCCCCGCCGCTCGGCGCATCTTCCCCAAGGTCCCGCTCCAGATCGAGGAGATGCTCGACGAGCTCCAGCGCGCGCTGCAGTCCGTCCCCGCGCGCGCCGATCTGCCGCTGCCGGCGGCCGTTTCGCCGGCGGTCATTTCCTCTCGGCCGTCTTCCTCCTCCCCGGAGTTCGTCGCGGCTCCCACTCGTGTCCGGGACGGGGTGGCGGGGTCGGCGCGGCGCGCTCGCATCCTTCTCGTGGAGGACGACGCGGCGAATCAGTACTCGATCGGGTTCATCCTCCGCGCGGAGGGGCACGAGGTCCTGGTGGCGGAGAACGGCAACGATGGCGTGATGCTGGCGGATCGCGAGCGCCCGGATCTGATCCTGATGGACATGATGATGCCGGTCATGAGCGGCTTCGATGCGACGCGTCTTCTGAAGCGCTCGGGTCACCTGAAGGACATTCCCGTCATCGCCCTGACCGCGGCCGCGATGGCCGGTGACCGCGAGCGCACTCTCGCCGCGGGATGCGATGACTACATCTCCAAGCCGGTGAACCGCGCCCAGCTCCTCGAGCGCGTGGTTCACTGGCTCGCCGTCCTCGCGGAACGGGAGACGGTGGGGGTGGGGCGATGA